Proteins from a genomic interval of Kitasatospora herbaricolor:
- a CDS encoding SpdD protein → MSTDHRCTCGHDHGHAMYPAQQTPYPPAYPVYPQPPVPVPARPIGGYVAAGVGAAAVLVPVLMTITALLLALGLAAVAIAVCALVCRWIIRDIRRP, encoded by the coding sequence ATGAGCACCGACCACCGCTGCACCTGCGGACACGACCACGGGCACGCCATGTACCCGGCCCAGCAGACGCCGTACCCGCCCGCGTACCCGGTGTACCCGCAGCCCCCGGTGCCTGTACCCGCCCGCCCGATCGGCGGGTACGTGGCAGCCGGCGTCGGCGCCGCGGCCGTCCTGGTGCCGGTCCTGATGACCATCACGGCGCTGCTGCTCGCCCTCGGCCTGGCCGCGGTTGCCATTGCGGTGTGCGCGCTGGTGTGCCGCTGGATCATCCGCGACATCCGCCGGCCCTGA
- a CDS encoding DUF2637 domain-containing protein, producing MRDHSRRLTAAAAAVIGLLTGSAFWLSYAHLHTVAAEHGLGGSEPRAWAWPGCLDLFIVAGELLMLRASLSRRTDWWAIALTVVGSGGSIALNIAGVGTHAQPLDYVVAAVPPTAALLAFGALMRQVHDALSDGAGQTALSTAETPAGDLVHIVNEVSDQAFPAIAETGTASDLQFSRIRENAPAAGQGRPLTGPVGDRPSLTEGHPVPLSVGSLGDLTSGEGTHRLSTPGAANGLHSAETPEVPSAVVTEFVTERPSTTMDAATKGVHTAHTPGDYRSGTPSDGVGLADFIDGPVYPEPVPAAYPAEHERVQLAFLPLPDRPRAVVAQTATVAAEPPRTRLQVDAEYVPEDGQDPGTGESEDDLTARARAEFADRIADGKVPPIREIRAVLAVGQDRAKRVQDVLRRDVESGVRA from the coding sequence ATGCGCGACCACTCCCGCCGGCTGACCGCCGCCGCGGCCGCCGTGATCGGCCTGCTGACCGGCTCCGCGTTCTGGCTGTCCTACGCCCACCTGCACACCGTGGCCGCCGAGCACGGTCTCGGCGGGTCCGAACCCCGGGCGTGGGCGTGGCCGGGCTGCCTGGACCTGTTCATCGTCGCGGGCGAGCTGTTGATGCTCCGCGCTTCGCTGTCCCGCCGCACGGACTGGTGGGCGATCGCCCTGACCGTGGTGGGCTCGGGCGGGTCCATCGCCCTGAACATCGCGGGCGTCGGCACTCACGCCCAGCCGCTGGACTACGTGGTCGCCGCGGTGCCGCCGACCGCTGCGCTGCTGGCCTTCGGTGCGCTGATGCGGCAGGTCCACGACGCGCTGAGCGACGGTGCAGGTCAGACCGCCCTAAGCACTGCTGAGACCCCTGCGGGCGACCTCGTTCACATTGTCAACGAGGTCTCTGACCAGGCTTTTCCGGCGATCGCCGAAACAGGAACGGCCTCTGACCTGCAATTTTCCCGGATCCGGGAAAATGCCCCGGCAGCCGGGCAGGGGCGTCCGCTCACCGGACCGGTGGGGGACAGGCCGTCCCTCACAGAGGGACACCCTGTCCCCCTGTCTGTTGGGTCCCTCGGGGACCTTACAAGCGGGGAGGGTACTCACCGGCTGAGTACCCCTGGCGCCGCGAACGGTCTCCACAGTGCGGAGACCCCCGAGGTTCCGTCAGCTGTCGTGACGGAATTCGTGACGGAAAGGCCGTCCACGACCATGGACGCCGCCACGAAGGGTGTGCACACTGCGCACACCCCCGGGGACTACCGGAGCGGTACCCCCTCGGACGGGGTCGGCCTGGCCGACTTCATCGACGGCCCGGTGTACCCGGAGCCTGTACCCGCCGCGTACCCGGCGGAGCACGAGCGGGTACAGCTGGCGTTCCTGCCGCTGCCCGACCGGCCCCGGGCAGTCGTTGCTCAGACGGCAACGGTTGCCGCCGAGCCGCCACGTACCCGGCTGCAGGTCGACGCCGAGTACGTACCCGAGGACGGCCAGGACCCGGGTACGGGCGAGTCCGAGGACGACCTGACCGCCCGGGCCCGCGCCGAGTTCGCCGACCGGATCGCGGACGGCAAGGTGCCCCCGATCAGGGAGATCCGGGCCGTACTCGCCGTCGGCCAGGACCGGGCCAAGCGGGTACAGGACGTCCTGCGCCGCGACGTCGAGAGCGGGGTGCGGGCATGA
- a CDS encoding DUF6907 domain-containing protein, with translation MSAGRTVTVHTSDHGPVTAPEPAWCTGRHEDGLHLVDLSHDGPETVLTVGAEHGDVGVMRLFLTRSPYSGRPENRRTSLVVEIGGDCHRFRDDTALYALADTLAGHAVELRILARQLALILRVEGAL, from the coding sequence GTGAGCGCCGGCCGCACCGTGACGGTGCACACCAGCGACCACGGCCCCGTGACGGCCCCCGAGCCCGCGTGGTGCACCGGCCGGCACGAGGACGGCCTGCACCTGGTCGACCTCTCCCACGACGGCCCCGAGACCGTGCTGACCGTCGGCGCCGAGCACGGCGACGTCGGGGTGATGCGGCTGTTCCTCACCCGGTCCCCGTACTCCGGCCGGCCCGAGAACCGGCGCACCAGCCTGGTGGTGGAGATCGGCGGCGACTGCCACCGGTTCCGCGACGACACCGCCCTGTACGCCCTCGCGGACACGCTCGCCGGGCACGCAGTCGAGCTGCGGATCCTCGCCCGGCAGCTGGCGCTCATCCTTCGCGTGGAGGGTGCCCTGTGA
- a CDS encoding RNA polymerase sigma factor: protein MDEALLRSLTPGVLGVLVRRGADFAAAEDAVQDALVEAARVWPADRPRDPKAWLVTVAWRRFLDAARADAARHRRELLVDEEPAPGPAPSTDDTLQLYFLCAHPSLTPSSAVALTLRAVGGLTTRQIAEAYLVPEATMAQRISRAKRTVSGVRFDRPGDVATVLRVLYLVFNEGYSGDVDLAAEAIRLTRQLAAAIDHPEVAGLLALMLLHHARRASRTARDGSLVPLAEQDRSRWDTASIAEGVEILQAALARDRLGEFQAQAAVAALHADAPTAEETDWVQIVEWYDELVRLTDSPVVRLNRAVAVGEADGPRAGLAALAALDDASPRSRNGGHPVPRYTAVAAYLHERDGDLATAARLYAEAAREASNLAERDHLTRQAARLNARRSP, encoded by the coding sequence ATGGACGAGGCACTGCTGCGCAGCCTCACCCCTGGTGTGCTCGGAGTCCTCGTCCGCCGCGGAGCCGACTTCGCGGCGGCCGAGGACGCCGTGCAGGACGCCCTGGTCGAGGCGGCCCGCGTCTGGCCGGCCGACCGGCCGCGGGACCCGAAGGCCTGGCTGGTGACCGTGGCCTGGCGCCGGTTCCTCGACGCGGCCCGGGCGGACGCCGCCCGCCATCGGCGTGAGCTCCTGGTCGACGAGGAGCCGGCGCCCGGACCAGCGCCCTCGACGGACGACACGCTCCAGCTCTACTTCCTCTGCGCCCACCCGTCGCTGACGCCGTCGTCCGCGGTCGCCCTCACGCTGCGGGCCGTCGGCGGGCTGACCACCCGACAGATCGCCGAGGCCTACCTGGTGCCCGAGGCGACGATGGCGCAGCGCATCAGCCGGGCCAAGCGCACCGTCTCGGGTGTACGGTTCGACCGGCCCGGCGATGTCGCCACCGTGCTGCGCGTCCTCTACCTGGTGTTCAACGAGGGCTACTCCGGCGACGTCGACCTCGCCGCCGAGGCGATCCGGCTCACCCGTCAGCTCGCGGCCGCGATCGACCATCCGGAGGTGGCGGGGCTGCTCGCGCTCATGCTGCTCCACCACGCCCGGCGCGCTTCCCGGACCGCGCGCGACGGCAGTCTGGTGCCGCTCGCCGAGCAGGACCGCAGTCGCTGGGACACCGCGTCGATCGCCGAGGGGGTCGAGATCCTCCAGGCGGCCCTCGCCCGCGACCGACTGGGGGAGTTCCAGGCCCAGGCCGCCGTCGCAGCCCTGCACGCCGACGCTCCCACCGCCGAGGAGACCGACTGGGTGCAGATCGTCGAGTGGTACGACGAACTCGTGCGGCTGACCGACAGCCCGGTCGTCCGGCTCAACCGCGCGGTCGCCGTCGGCGAGGCCGACGGACCGCGCGCCGGGCTGGCCGCGCTCGCGGCGCTGGACGACGCCTCCCCGCGCTCCCGGAACGGGGGACACCCCGTCCCGCGCTACACGGCGGTGGCGGCGTACCTGCACGAGCGCGACGGCGACCTGGCCACGGCCGCCCGGCTCTACGCCGAGGCGGCCCGGGAGGCGTCGAACCTCGCCGAGCGCGACCACCTGACGCGCCAGGCCGCCCGCCTCAACGCCCGCCGGTCACCCTGA
- a CDS encoding YciI family protein, with product MAKYLLLKHYRGAPAPVNNVPMEKWTPEEISAHVQYMRDFATRLEGTGEFVDGQALAPGGTFVRYDGEGRPPVTDGPFAETKDLIAGWMVIDVDSYERAVELAGELSAAPGAGGEPIHEWLELRPFLTEPPTVTE from the coding sequence ATGGCCAAGTACCTGCTGCTCAAGCACTACCGCGGCGCCCCGGCCCCGGTCAACAACGTGCCGATGGAGAAGTGGACGCCGGAGGAGATCTCGGCCCACGTGCAGTACATGCGCGACTTCGCCACCCGGCTGGAGGGGACGGGCGAGTTCGTCGACGGCCAGGCGCTCGCCCCGGGCGGCACGTTCGTCCGCTACGACGGCGAGGGGCGCCCGCCGGTGACCGACGGCCCCTTCGCCGAGACCAAGGACCTGATCGCCGGCTGGATGGTGATCGACGTCGACAGCTACGAGCGCGCCGTCGAGCTGGCCGGGGAGCTGTCGGCCGCGCCCGGGGCGGGCGGGGAGCCGATCCACGAGTGGCTGGAGCTGCGTCCGTTCCTGACCGAGCCGCCCACCGTCACGGAGTGA
- a CDS encoding class I SAM-dependent methyltransferase: MADHQDETRTAYDGVVELYASLFADRLEGQPFARAMIGTFAELVRATGNPRAADVGCGPGHLTALLHELGLDAFGLDLSPGMVDHARRARPALHFEEARMESLPVEDGALGGVLAHYSMIHTPPGELPALLAEQARVLAPGGLLLVSFFGTDGPEPVRFDHKVTPAYSWPVDRLAGLVADAGLTPFARLLHDPASERGFLDAHLLGRRS, translated from the coding sequence GTGGCGGATCATCAGGACGAGACCAGGACCGCCTACGACGGGGTCGTCGAGCTGTACGCGTCGCTGTTCGCGGACCGGCTGGAGGGGCAGCCGTTCGCCCGCGCCATGATCGGCACGTTCGCCGAACTGGTGCGGGCGACGGGCAACCCGCGGGCGGCGGACGTCGGGTGCGGGCCCGGACATCTGACGGCCCTGTTGCACGAACTGGGCCTGGACGCCTTCGGACTCGACCTCTCCCCGGGCATGGTCGACCACGCCCGGCGGGCGCGTCCGGCGCTGCACTTCGAGGAGGCGCGGATGGAGTCCCTGCCGGTCGAGGACGGCGCGCTCGGCGGCGTGCTGGCCCACTACTCGATGATCCACACCCCGCCCGGAGAGCTGCCGGCGCTGCTCGCCGAGCAGGCACGCGTCCTGGCGCCGGGCGGCCTGCTCCTGGTCTCCTTCTTCGGGACCGACGGACCGGAGCCGGTCCGGTTCGACCACAAGGTCACGCCTGCCTACAGCTGGCCGGTGGACCGCCTCGCCGGACTGGTCGCCGACGCCGGCCTCACCCCTTTCGCCAGGCTGCTCCACGACCCGGCCTCCGAACGGGGCTTCCTCGACGCCCACCTGCTCGGCCGCCGGTCGTAG
- a CDS encoding cobalamin-independent methionine synthase II family protein, with product MTLPTEPIGSLPRSAQLLAAVEQHAAGQLDDASLAQQRQDAVRDTIARLEALGSPVVTDGEQAKSSFATYPLEGLTGLAPDGAVIPFADGHTRQLPLLTAGPFRYGTYADSYLLAAQQYAKVPVKQAVIAPSAISLIYPADGIAGYPREQFVADLADQAEQDIRRCLRAGAQRVQIDFTEGRLALKLDPSGGLLDSFVALNNSVLERFSDEDRARIGVHTCPGGDQDSTHSADVDYAQLLPRLFALRAGAFYLELAGEAEPRRVLDLVAKHAGEDQQIFVGVTDPIDPVVETPQQVRDRVLTAAEYIDPSRLGTCDDCGFAPFADDRSTSRETAFAKIAARIEGTALASTELGV from the coding sequence ATGACGCTCCCCACGGAACCCATCGGCAGTCTTCCCCGCTCCGCCCAGCTCCTGGCGGCGGTCGAGCAGCACGCCGCAGGTCAGCTCGACGACGCCTCGCTGGCGCAGCAGCGGCAGGACGCCGTACGGGACACCATCGCGCGCCTCGAAGCCCTCGGCTCACCCGTCGTGACCGACGGCGAGCAGGCCAAGTCCAGTTTTGCCACCTACCCGCTGGAGGGGCTCACCGGCCTGGCCCCGGACGGCGCCGTCATCCCGTTCGCGGACGGGCACACGCGTCAACTGCCGCTGCTCACCGCCGGACCGTTCCGCTACGGGACGTACGCCGACAGCTACCTGCTCGCCGCCCAGCAGTACGCCAAGGTGCCGGTCAAGCAGGCCGTCATCGCGCCCTCGGCGATCAGCCTGATCTACCCCGCCGACGGCATCGCCGGGTACCCGCGCGAGCAGTTCGTCGCCGACCTCGCGGACCAGGCGGAGCAGGACATCCGCCGCTGCCTGCGGGCGGGCGCCCAGCGCGTCCAGATCGACTTCACCGAGGGGCGCCTCGCGCTGAAGCTCGACCCCTCGGGCGGGCTCCTCGACTCCTTCGTCGCGCTCAACAACAGCGTGCTGGAGCGGTTCTCCGACGAGGACCGGGCCCGGATCGGCGTGCACACCTGCCCCGGAGGCGACCAGGACTCCACGCACAGCGCGGACGTGGACTACGCCCAGCTGCTGCCCCGCCTCTTCGCCCTCCGGGCGGGTGCGTTCTACCTGGAACTCGCCGGGGAGGCGGAGCCGCGGCGGGTGCTCGACCTGGTGGCCAAGCACGCGGGTGAGGACCAGCAGATCTTCGTCGGCGTGACTGACCCGATCGACCCGGTGGTCGAGACCCCGCAGCAGGTACGGGACCGGGTGCTGACGGCGGCCGAGTACATCGACCCGTCGCGGCTCGGCACCTGCGACGACTGCGGCTTCGCGCCGTTCGCCGACGACCGCTCCACCTCCAGGGAGACCGCCTTCGCCAAGATCGCCGCGCGGATCGAGGGCACCGCCCTGGCCTCGACCGAGCTGGGAGTCTGA